In a genomic window of Glycine max cultivar Williams 82 chromosome 13, Glycine_max_v4.0, whole genome shotgun sequence:
- the LOC100785116 gene encoding uncharacterized protein, protein MDFGSCFYVTQEEFNLFHRMDRELYKILVVSLFRDPEESMQVHAMWLWLERVGFRNVVKRVLALPNILINDVADETVMCLNCINNSLLMSCLFSSESSEIPLLQSLVEKEISLQFVYENRSSALQGVAKVMQDVCVRAFTDIMEQAMIRNSAEAAAQKVVTTTRQSSSSSSSSENYNYHHGLVWFGSIGPAEDRTLFVTFSKGYRVEEWEVREFFALAYGDCIEALFMQEVQPNEQALFARIVFRAVSTIDMILRGANKAKFIINGKHVWARKFVPKRNAIRTTLLATTL, encoded by the coding sequence ATGGATTTTGGGTCTTGTTTCTACGTCACGCAAGAGGAGTTCAATCTGTTCCACAGAATGGACAGAGAACTCTACAAGATTCTTGTGGTGAGCCTTTTCCGCGATCCAGAGGAGTCCATGCAAGTCCATGCAATGTGGCTGTGGCTGGAGAGGGTGGGGTTTCGCAACGTGGTGAAGAGGGTATTGGCCTTGCCCAACATCTTGATCAACGACGTTGCAGATGAAACAGTCATGTGCCTGAATTGCATCAACAATAGCTTATTAATGTCTTGTTTATTCTCTTCTGAGAGCAGCGAGATTCCCCTTCTCCAGAGCCTGGTGGAAAAGGAAATCAGTCTTCAATTCGTGTATGAAAACCGAAGCAGCGCGCTTCAAGGGGTGGCTAAAGTGATGCAAGACGTGTGTGTGAGGGCATTCACTGACATCATGGAGCAAGCAATGATAAGGAACTCAGCGGAAGCAGCAGCACAAAAGGTGGTGACAACAACAAGACAAAGtagttcatcatcatcatcatcagagAATTATAATTACCATCATGGGCTTGTGTGGTTTGGGTCAATTGGGCCAGCGGAAGATAGGACTTTGTTCGTGACGTTCTCCAAGGGTTATCGCGTGGAAGAGTGGGAAGTGAGAGAGTTCTTCGCTTTAGCGTATGGGGATTGCATAGAGGCCTTGTTCATGCAGGAAGTGCAGCCAAATGAACAAGCGCTCTTCGCTCGCATTGTTTTCCGCGCCGTTTCCACCATTGACATGATACTCAGAGGGGCTAACAAAGCCAAATTCATCATCAATGGGAAGCATGTGTGGGCTCGAAAGTTTGTGCCTAAACGAAACGCCATAAGGACTACTTTGCTTGCAACAACGCTCTAG